In the genome of Gemmatimonas sp., one region contains:
- a CDS encoding DNA topoisomerase (ATP-hydrolyzing), with amino-acid sequence MPPRTKSAPAPTPRRERVMPREVTDEMKASFINYSMSVITSRALPDVRDGLKPVNRRILYAMNELGLAPGRPFKKAATVVGDVLGKYHPHGDSSVYDALVRMVQDFSLRYPLIEGQGNFGSIDGDPAAAYRYTEARMAAPGVALLEGIDQDTVGFVPNFDDRLKEPAVLPAAIPNLLVNGVSGIAVGMATNMPPHNLREIGKAIIRVIEEPTVALDELRKIVKGPDFPTAALIVGKDGIRQYMETGRGRLINRARVVLEARPGSTRAQLVVTELPYQANKARIIEQIADLVKDEKLVGISALRDESDREGLRVVIELKRDAEPKKLLARLYKLTGLEVTFGVINLCLVPEHGRLVPRELGLRGLIDHYITHRHEVLVKRTEFQKAKAEARLHIVEGLLVAVNDIDRVVQLIKTARDTEQAHARLRKEYTLSEIQADAILALRLAKLTGLEVTALKTEAKELKARIKELAALLASPEKRMAALAVEVQEIVDRFGDARRTEIVSLETADEVAETVADAEVVGVVTYGGRVLQQPLPSGRARKDSGDAEREVPTDELPMVKGRLRQTESVFVLSTDGQAFTLFGSELPTAARSGRGTPLKDVIEWPKQGAPVLGAIVRDFAHPLFVTMVTATGQVKRTGIREFRNARLAGIKAIRLDAGDKLVGAAFTTGQDELLLATRHGQVIRFHESEVRDMGRDAGGVRGIVLKDDDAVVSMAVVHGGQSVCAGTTLGHVKQVAVESIPLQGRGGQGVQLLTSAERVGAVVGVVTTGAEVGVRFLSGAGSTFEVDLAEAPVVTRATKASPQSAWPGLLTAVALVATPAD; translated from the coding sequence ATGCCCCCCCGCACCAAGTCCGCACCTGCTCCCACGCCGCGCCGCGAGCGCGTCATGCCGCGGGAAGTCACCGACGAAATGAAGGCCTCGTTCATCAACTACTCGATGAGCGTGATCACGTCGCGTGCGCTGCCCGATGTGCGTGACGGCCTCAAGCCGGTGAACCGCCGCATCCTGTACGCCATGAACGAACTGGGGCTCGCGCCGGGGCGCCCGTTCAAGAAGGCGGCGACGGTGGTGGGCGATGTGCTGGGCAAGTACCACCCGCACGGCGACAGCAGCGTGTACGACGCGCTCGTGCGCATGGTGCAGGACTTCTCGCTGCGCTATCCGCTCATCGAAGGGCAGGGCAACTTCGGCTCCATCGACGGTGACCCGGCGGCGGCGTACCGCTACACCGAGGCGCGCATGGCGGCGCCGGGGGTGGCGCTGCTGGAGGGGATCGATCAGGACACGGTGGGCTTCGTGCCCAACTTCGACGATCGCCTCAAGGAACCCGCCGTGTTGCCGGCGGCCATCCCCAATCTCCTCGTGAACGGGGTGAGCGGCATTGCCGTGGGCATGGCCACCAACATGCCGCCACACAACCTGCGCGAAATCGGCAAGGCCATCATTCGCGTCATCGAGGAGCCCACGGTGGCGCTCGATGAGCTGCGCAAGATCGTGAAGGGCCCCGACTTCCCCACGGCGGCGCTCATCGTGGGCAAGGACGGGATCAGGCAGTACATGGAGACGGGGCGCGGCCGCCTCATCAACCGCGCGCGGGTGGTGCTCGAGGCACGGCCGGGGAGCACGCGCGCGCAGCTGGTGGTGACCGAACTGCCGTACCAGGCCAACAAGGCGCGCATCATCGAACAGATTGCCGACCTGGTGAAGGACGAGAAGCTGGTGGGGATCAGCGCGCTGCGCGACGAGTCCGACCGCGAGGGGTTGCGCGTGGTCATCGAGCTCAAGCGCGACGCCGAGCCCAAGAAGCTGCTGGCGCGCCTGTACAAGCTCACGGGGCTCGAGGTCACCTTCGGCGTCATCAACCTGTGCCTCGTGCCGGAGCACGGGCGCCTGGTGCCGCGTGAGCTCGGGTTGCGTGGTCTCATCGACCATTACATCACGCACCGGCACGAGGTGCTGGTCAAGCGCACCGAGTTTCAGAAGGCCAAGGCGGAAGCGCGGCTGCACATCGTGGAGGGGCTGCTCGTTGCGGTGAACGACATCGACCGCGTGGTGCAGCTCATCAAGACCGCCAGGGACACCGAGCAGGCGCACGCGCGGCTGCGCAAGGAGTACACGCTCAGCGAGATCCAGGCCGACGCCATCCTCGCGCTGCGGTTGGCCAAGCTCACCGGGCTCGAGGTCACGGCGCTCAAGACCGAAGCGAAGGAGCTCAAGGCGCGCATCAAGGAGCTGGCGGCGTTGCTGGCGTCACCGGAGAAGCGCATGGCGGCGCTCGCGGTGGAGGTGCAGGAGATCGTGGACCGCTTCGGCGATGCGCGGCGCACTGAAATCGTGTCGCTGGAGACGGCCGACGAGGTGGCGGAAACGGTGGCCGACGCCGAGGTGGTGGGCGTGGTGACGTACGGCGGGCGCGTGCTGCAGCAGCCGCTGCCCAGCGGGCGGGCGCGCAAGGACAGTGGCGACGCCGAGCGCGAGGTGCCCACCGACGAACTGCCCATGGTGAAGGGGCGGCTGCGGCAGACGGAGAGCGTGTTCGTGCTCTCCACCGACGGACAGGCGTTCACGCTCTTCGGCAGCGAGCTGCCCACCGCGGCACGCAGCGGGCGCGGGACGCCGCTCAAGGATGTCATCGAGTGGCCGAAGCAGGGGGCCCCGGTGCTTGGTGCCATCGTGCGCGACTTCGCGCATCCGCTCTTCGTGACCATGGTGACGGCCACGGGGCAGGTGAAGCGCACCGGCATCCGGGAGTTCCGCAACGCGCGCCTGGCCGGCATCAAGGCCATTCGCCTGGACGCGGGAGACAAGCTGGTGGGGGCGGCGTTCACCACGGGGCAGGACGAGCTGCTGCTGGCCACACGCCACGGACAGGTCATTCGCTTCCACGAGTCGGAGGTGCGCGACATGGGGCGTGACGCCGGTGGCGTGCGCGGCATCGTGCTCAAGGACGATGATGCCGTGGTGTCGATGGCCGTGGTGCACGGGGGCCAGTCGGTGTGCGCCGGCACGACGCTGGGGCATGTGAAGCAGGTGGCGGTGGAATCCATTCCGCTGCAGGGGCGCGGGGGGCAGGGGGTGCAGCTGCTCACGTCGGCCGAACGCGTGGGCGCGGTGGTGGGCGTGGTGACCACGGGCGCCGAGGTGGGTGTGCGCTTCCTGTCGGGGGCGGGGAGTACCTTCGAGGTGGACCTGGCCGAGGCCCCGGTGGTGACGCGCGCAACCAAGGCGTCGCCGCAGTCGGCGTGGCCGGGGCTGCTTACGGCGGTGGCGCTGGTGGCGACGCCGGCGGATTGA
- a CDS encoding glycosyltransferase family 4 protein yields MNPSMHLVYLCGEYPPASHGGIGTFTRAMAHAMTARGHTVTVLGVQRGLTAVHDARDGLVRVLRLPSRGGGVGVLADARALGRALAAVHTQQPVQLVEGPEGAFALLPLPRGVARVVRLHGGHHFFAHLEGRPLRHGRAWAEHRSLRRATHLCAVSDFVARTTTALVPAVAARPVTVLPNPVDTLQFAPRPDVTPLPGQLLFVGTLCNKKGVRELLQAFTAVAPQLPQATLELIGRDSRDPATGGSYGQAMAALVPSALSSRVRFAGVRPHAEVAEALARATVFVFPSKAEAQGLAALEGMATGTACIISALGPGPETAVHEESALLVDPTNVPALAAAITRLLTDAPLRARLGAAARARCLEHFALAQLAPRNEAFYARCVADVRGEVRGEVRGG; encoded by the coding sequence GTGAACCCGAGCATGCATCTCGTCTACCTCTGCGGGGAGTATCCCCCGGCGTCGCACGGCGGGATTGGCACGTTCACCCGCGCCATGGCCCACGCCATGACGGCACGCGGGCACACGGTCACGGTGCTGGGGGTGCAGCGCGGCCTGACGGCCGTGCACGACGCGCGCGACGGCCTCGTGCGTGTGCTGCGCCTCCCCTCGCGCGGGGGCGGCGTGGGGGTGCTGGCCGACGCGCGCGCGCTGGGGCGGGCGCTGGCCGCGGTGCACACGCAGCAGCCGGTGCAGCTGGTGGAGGGGCCGGAGGGCGCCTTTGCGCTGCTGCCGCTGCCGCGCGGCGTGGCGCGTGTGGTGCGCCTGCACGGCGGGCACCACTTCTTTGCGCACCTCGAGGGGCGCCCGCTGCGCCACGGGCGCGCCTGGGCCGAACACCGGTCACTGCGCCGCGCCACGCACCTGTGCGCCGTGAGCGACTTCGTGGCGCGCACCACCACCGCGCTGGTGCCGGCCGTGGCGGCGCGGCCGGTCACGGTACTCCCCAACCCCGTGGACACGCTTCAGTTCGCCCCCCGCCCCGACGTGACGCCGCTCCCCGGGCAGCTGCTCTTCGTGGGCACGCTGTGCAACAAGAAGGGGGTGCGCGAGCTGCTGCAGGCCTTTACTGCCGTGGCGCCGCAGCTGCCGCAGGCCACGCTCGAGCTCATTGGCCGCGACAGCCGGGACCCGGCCACCGGCGGTTCGTATGGCCAGGCCATGGCCGCGCTCGTTCCCTCGGCGCTGTCCTCGCGCGTACGCTTTGCCGGGGTGCGGCCGCACGCCGAGGTGGCCGAGGCGCTCGCGCGCGCCACGGTGTTCGTTTTTCCCTCCAAGGCTGAAGCGCAGGGGTTGGCGGCGCTCGAAGGCATGGCCACCGGCACCGCCTGCATCATCAGCGCGCTGGGGCCAGGCCCCGAAACGGCGGTGCACGAGGAGAGTGCGCTGCTGGTGGACCCCACCAACGTGCCGGCGCTGGCCGCCGCCATCACGCGCCTGCTCACCGATGCGCCGCTGCGCGCGCGCCTGGGTGCGGCCGCCCGCGCGCGCTGCCTCGAGCACTTCGCTCTGGCGCAGCTGGCTCCGCGCAACGAGGCGTTCTATGCGCGCTGCGTGGCCGACGTGCGCGGCGAGGTGCGCGGCGAGGTGCGGGGTGGATAG
- a CDS encoding glycosyltransferase, with protein sequence MDSPLGALVPRLAIVSHVVHYQHDGQLHAYGPYAREIDVWASLFPEVVIVSPLRHAPPPADAAPLAARNVVVRAFPESGGVSAAAKLWQAVRAPWLAWRLWRLLGDANAIHVRCPGNVGLLGALVAPLRSRRLVAKYAGQWGGYAGEAATVRWQRWLLRSRWWRGPVTVYGRHPSDPPHIVSFFTASFTGEQLARARRSAAARPPAPTPPYRVLFVGRLSAAKRAHVVLEAVAQLPATVVSACTIVGDGPERARLEAQGAGDPRVRFAGALPFADVLAQYEQHDVLVLVSETEGWPKVVHEAQAFGMRVVTRHDSAAGNARPAPALFTAADVARAIACPPPHHAGAPGNGPTATYDLNALGKSLQALLSQLWSLPE encoded by the coding sequence GTGGATAGCCCGCTCGGCGCGCTGGTGCCGCGGCTGGCCATCGTGTCGCACGTGGTGCACTACCAGCACGACGGGCAGCTACACGCCTACGGCCCGTACGCGCGGGAGATCGACGTGTGGGCGTCGCTCTTTCCCGAGGTGGTGATCGTGTCGCCGCTGCGCCACGCGCCACCGCCCGCCGATGCCGCCCCGCTGGCGGCGCGCAACGTGGTGGTGCGGGCCTTTCCCGAGTCGGGGGGGGTGAGTGCAGCGGCCAAGCTCTGGCAGGCGGTGCGGGCGCCGTGGCTGGCGTGGCGGCTCTGGCGGCTGTTGGGCGATGCCAACGCCATTCACGTGCGCTGCCCCGGCAACGTGGGGCTGCTGGGGGCGCTGGTGGCGCCGCTGCGGTCGCGCCGGCTGGTGGCCAAGTACGCCGGGCAATGGGGCGGCTATGCGGGGGAGGCGGCCACGGTGCGCTGGCAGCGCTGGCTGCTGCGCTCCCGCTGGTGGCGCGGCCCGGTCACGGTGTACGGCCGGCACCCGAGCGACCCGCCGCACATCGTGAGCTTCTTCACGGCCTCGTTCACCGGTGAGCAGTTGGCGCGGGCCCGGCGGTCCGCGGCGGCACGCCCCCCGGCGCCGACGCCGCCGTATCGCGTGCTGTTCGTGGGGCGACTGAGTGCGGCCAAGCGGGCCCACGTGGTGCTCGAGGCGGTGGCGCAGCTGCCCGCCACGGTCGTGAGCGCCTGCACCATTGTGGGCGATGGCCCCGAACGGGCGCGTCTCGAGGCGCAGGGGGCGGGAGACCCGCGGGTGCGCTTTGCCGGTGCCCTGCCCTTTGCCGACGTACTGGCGCAGTACGAGCAGCATGATGTGCTGGTGCTGGTGAGCGAAACCGAGGGCTGGCCCAAGGTCGTACATGAGGCGCAGGCGTTTGGGATGCGGGTAGTCACGCGCCACGACAGCGCAGCTGGAAACGCGCGGCCGGCGCCGGCGCTGTTTACGGCGGCTGACGTGGCGCGCGCCATCGCGTGCCCACCGCCGCACCACGCGGGTGCGCCTGGCAATGGGCCCACGGCGACGTACGACCTGAACGCCCTCGGGAAATCGCTGCAGGCGCTCCTTTCCCAGCTCTGGAGCCTTCCCGAGTGA
- a CDS encoding O-antigen ligase family protein, translated as MTGPVPRPLYFPDGAVADSLDGRGGVPAAPGAVLLLPVLLTLVLCHLALGVGISMDDRLVRVHGAIVVGATLLAAVTDGAARLPYAFAYVAGSEVLWRFMRDGLPWETAKYLCVLAGALAIVRFRSTSGPPLLLVAFALLLLPSVLVPAGQPDISDKSLRQGTLTTLAPAFALLMMSWALTSERANRPNTIKLLLALALPIVSIAALTGHRTLTATEIVFTGESNFTTSGGFGPNQVSTVLGVGALACMLVAALHRRLLVSLLALLVATGLAVQSAMTFSRGGLYAAVLAIVGGMIMAPGSPVVRRALVPAAAALVGGLAVVLPIVNGFTGGFLLKRFQETGTTNRWELLLDDLQLFLQHPILGVGPGQSKHARVTFEATASHTEFTRMLSEHGSLGLIAMLCLFAYVLGQVRKARDADHRFVIVVMTVWALASQLHAALRTLAPVLMLALLATQLTHRSDGTAPQ; from the coding sequence ATGACGGGCCCAGTTCCCCGACCTCTGTACTTCCCCGACGGCGCCGTCGCCGATAGCCTCGATGGGCGCGGCGGTGTGCCCGCCGCGCCCGGTGCGGTGCTGCTGCTCCCGGTGCTGCTCACGCTGGTGCTGTGTCACCTGGCGCTGGGTGTGGGCATTTCCATGGACGACCGCCTCGTACGCGTGCACGGGGCCATCGTGGTTGGCGCCACGCTGCTGGCGGCCGTCACCGACGGTGCGGCGCGGCTGCCGTATGCCTTTGCCTACGTGGCGGGGAGCGAGGTGCTCTGGCGCTTCATGCGCGACGGGCTGCCGTGGGAAACGGCCAAGTACCTGTGCGTCCTGGCCGGGGCGCTGGCCATCGTGCGCTTCCGCAGCACGTCGGGCCCCCCCCTGCTGCTTGTGGCCTTTGCCCTGCTGCTGCTGCCATCGGTGCTGGTGCCGGCGGGGCAACCCGACATCTCCGACAAGTCGCTGCGGCAGGGCACACTCACCACGCTGGCGCCGGCGTTCGCGCTGCTCATGATGAGCTGGGCGCTCACCAGCGAGCGGGCCAACCGCCCCAACACCATCAAGCTGCTGCTCGCGCTGGCGCTGCCCATCGTGTCTATCGCGGCGCTCACGGGGCACCGTACGCTCACCGCCACCGAGATCGTCTTTACCGGCGAGAGCAACTTTACCACATCGGGAGGCTTCGGCCCCAATCAGGTGTCCACCGTGCTTGGCGTGGGGGCGCTGGCCTGCATGCTGGTGGCGGCACTGCACCGGCGGCTGCTGGTGTCGCTGCTGGCGCTGCTGGTGGCCACGGGGCTGGCGGTGCAGAGCGCCATGACCTTTTCACGCGGCGGGCTATACGCCGCGGTGTTGGCCATTGTGGGCGGCATGATCATGGCCCCCGGGTCTCCCGTGGTGCGCCGGGCGTTGGTGCCCGCCGCCGCCGCACTGGTGGGCGGGCTGGCCGTGGTGCTGCCGATCGTCAACGGCTTCACCGGGGGCTTCCTGCTCAAGCGCTTCCAGGAGACCGGCACCACGAACCGATGGGAGCTACTGCTCGATGACCTGCAGCTCTTTCTCCAGCATCCTATTCTCGGAGTAGGCCCGGGCCAGTCGAAACACGCGCGGGTGACTTTCGAAGCGACGGCTAGCCATACCGAGTTCACGCGCATGCTGTCAGAGCACGGTAGTCTCGGGCTCATCGCCATGCTCTGCCTCTTTGCCTATGTACTGGGGCAAGTGCGCAAGGCGCGCGACGCCGACCACCGCTTTGTTATCGTGGTCATGACCGTGTGGGCCCTGGCCTCGCAGCTGCACGCCGCGCTGCGCACGCTGGCCCCGGTGCTCATGTTGGCCCTGCTTGCCACGCAGCTCACGCATCGCTCGGACGGCACTGCGCCGCAATGA
- a CDS encoding glycosyltransferase family 4 protein: MILHVIDALNRGGAERVLVDLVTALLPLANEAMGACTTRAPGELSGELPAAVRHFSITRQERWDFRALRHFRRLVRAEQVTLVHVHSRSTLAFVAAALAGRPGRPRIVMHDHFGRLALEPHASRAYRWIVGRYVDHYITVSEELHQWAMTRLGLPPSRCTMINNGVPMARFQRLHTHRGNRHGTKLRALFVANLRPEKNHLALVRAIAMSPVLRRTLHVQLVGSGAAGVHGEEVAALIQRLGVRDNIALHGASDRVDELLAAADFGIVASRSEAGPVVAIEYMAAGLPYVSTPVGNIFATARAHECCIVSEGRRAEDLSAALERMCALSDTERTGMGARARVLVAERFSVEQQASTVASLYTALRHGAAA; the protein is encoded by the coding sequence ATGATCCTGCACGTCATCGATGCGCTCAATCGGGGCGGCGCGGAGCGCGTGCTGGTGGACCTGGTCACGGCGCTATTGCCGCTGGCAAACGAGGCCATGGGCGCCTGCACCACCCGCGCTCCCGGTGAGCTTAGTGGCGAGTTGCCGGCGGCGGTACGCCACTTCTCCATCACTCGGCAGGAACGCTGGGACTTTCGTGCACTGCGCCACTTTCGTCGGCTGGTGCGCGCGGAGCAGGTGACACTGGTGCACGTGCACAGTCGCTCCACGCTGGCGTTTGTGGCCGCCGCGCTCGCCGGCCGCCCTGGGCGCCCGCGCATCGTCATGCACGACCACTTCGGTCGGTTGGCACTCGAGCCACACGCAAGCCGCGCCTACCGCTGGATTGTTGGGCGCTACGTTGATCACTACATCACCGTCTCCGAAGAACTGCACCAGTGGGCCATGACCCGGCTTGGCCTACCGCCAAGCCGCTGCACCATGATCAACAACGGAGTGCCCATGGCCCGCTTTCAGCGGCTGCACACCCACCGGGGGAACCGCCATGGCACCAAACTCCGGGCGCTCTTTGTGGCTAACCTGCGCCCCGAAAAGAATCACTTGGCACTGGTGCGTGCCATTGCCATGTCCCCGGTGCTACGGCGGACACTGCACGTACAGCTGGTGGGATCGGGCGCCGCGGGCGTACACGGCGAGGAAGTCGCTGCGCTCATTCAACGTCTGGGCGTTCGCGACAACATCGCGCTGCACGGCGCCAGCGACCGCGTGGACGAGCTGCTCGCCGCGGCGGACTTCGGCATCGTGGCCTCGCGCTCGGAAGCGGGACCGGTGGTCGCCATCGAGTACATGGCGGCCGGCCTTCCCTATGTCTCCACCCCGGTGGGCAATATCTTTGCAACCGCCCGGGCCCACGAGTGCTGTATCGTGTCCGAGGGACGCCGCGCCGAGGATCTGTCGGCGGCCCTCGAGCGCATGTGCGCGCTGAGCGATACCGAACGTACCGGCATGGGGGCACGCGCCCGGGTGCTCGTGGCCGAGCGGTTCTCGGTCGAGCAGCAGGCGAGCACGGTGGCGTCGCTATACACCGCGCTGCGGCACGGCGCCGCGGCGTGA
- a CDS encoding glycosyltransferase — MSTRAPTPLASFRCAIISDALHRRDAQGTVFTLAPLLKQFAVWASLFRELHIVAPFIGEHDVRHDHAPYPFDNVTFHPIPLAGGNTLGDKLQLARSVPAWLCIMRQVAPQVDAVHLRCPSNIGGAALLAGIFRRHHAQAVYTGNWAGYVGEPRTYRAQRWLLRRMFAGPVFVYPVDEPLAPHEVETFSPSMSAHDLQHSTALRTAALASARPGQPLTIASVGALNANKNHALVIDAVADLMRDGVSVALHIVGSGPEAAALQARTARLGVAPCVHFHGNLPHPQVLALLAGANLFALPSRTEGFSKAVVEALGCGAMPVVTASAANRVITDSEAYGALVPFGNREALTQAFHHCAARLAADPSLPLACIAHARRFTLEAWRDHLASQLVQAWGLT, encoded by the coding sequence ATGTCCACACGTGCGCCCACGCCGCTAGCCTCGTTCCGCTGTGCCATCATCAGCGACGCGCTACACCGGCGTGATGCGCAGGGCACCGTATTCACTCTGGCCCCGCTGCTCAAGCAGTTCGCCGTGTGGGCCTCCCTCTTTCGCGAATTGCACATCGTCGCGCCCTTCATCGGCGAGCACGACGTACGGCACGATCACGCGCCGTACCCGTTTGACAACGTCACCTTCCACCCCATTCCGCTGGCCGGTGGCAACACGCTGGGCGACAAGCTGCAGTTGGCCCGCTCCGTGCCCGCGTGGCTGTGCATCATGAGACAGGTGGCGCCACAGGTCGATGCGGTGCACCTGCGCTGCCCCAGCAACATTGGCGGCGCGGCGCTGCTGGCCGGCATCTTTCGGCGGCACCATGCCCAGGCGGTGTACACCGGCAACTGGGCCGGCTACGTCGGCGAACCGCGCACCTATCGTGCACAGCGCTGGCTGCTGCGCCGCATGTTCGCGGGGCCGGTGTTCGTGTATCCCGTGGACGAACCGCTCGCGCCGCACGAAGTGGAAACCTTCTCCCCCTCCATGAGTGCGCACGACCTGCAGCACAGCACCGCCCTGCGCACCGCCGCCCTCGCCTCGGCGCGGCCTGGCCAGCCGCTCACCATTGCCTCGGTGGGCGCGCTCAACGCCAACAAGAACCACGCCCTGGTCATCGACGCCGTGGCCGACCTGATGCGCGATGGGGTGTCCGTGGCGCTGCACATCGTGGGCAGCGGCCCCGAAGCGGCCGCGCTGCAGGCGCGCACGGCACGGCTGGGCGTGGCGCCGTGCGTGCACTTTCACGGCAACCTGCCCCACCCGCAGGTACTCGCGCTGCTGGCAGGCGCCAATCTCTTTGCGCTCCCCTCACGCACCGAAGGGTTCAGCAAGGCCGTCGTGGAAGCGCTGGGCTGCGGCGCCATGCCCGTGGTCACCGCCAGCGCGGCCAACCGGGTGATCACCGACAGCGAGGCGTACGGCGCCCTGGTGCCGTTCGGCAACCGCGAGGCGCTCACCCAGGCGTTTCACCACTGCGCCGCGCGGCTGGCCGCCGACCCTTCGCTGCCGCTGGCCTGCATTGCGCACGCCCGGCGTTTCACGCTGGAGGCCTGGCGCGACCATCTCGCCAGCCAGCTGGTGCAGGCATGGGGGCTCACGTGA
- the asnB gene encoding asparagine synthase (glutamine-hydrolyzing) has product MCGFAGLLAATSSAASPLLLKEMAAALRHRGPDDVDVLADGPFGVAHTRLSIVDGSAAGHQPMSDGQYTLAFNGEIYNHASLRPALQERGARFSGHSDTETLFHALRLLGVAKTLRAVRGMFAFAWYDHHQRTVHLCRDRFGIKPLYYAWMSGALYWGSEVKAMRVAHPIRPDPFKTLMSIAGGGNNSHRYSVFAGVVHVPPGGYVTARAGHAPQVGQYFSLSSMLDPVYRRELEGMPYAEVTKELGRLMAVSVDSMLMSDAPVGVLASGGLDSSLIAALAKQAGHPLPLFTSEVVGRHSELSDARLLATHLGLPLHVSEFRPEALVDHIVACTWHHESPLIENQSGVPFSRVCALAHDNGMKVLLSGEGADELFLGYTFQHARRFVRRAMLPFTLLERLYARIPLLRSALAWSKRESAGDFLVQLSHEFSRSIARAEYAHAYQGLSRRELSEELEAPISMFEHLISLLHRNDRMGMMASIEARFPFLDEEVVRFGLNLPRRFKTRLVPRITEVRHPFVMSKAPVRAVLAPFVPQQLIDKKKVGFHMHTLADARFGEGFFRNGYLAEVAGLHPAAVRHMLAVESPTMVGRLASVEIFGRLFAMDQSVADIDALLRREAVLAVPVS; this is encoded by the coding sequence ATGTGTGGTTTTGCTGGCCTCCTTGCCGCGACATCTTCCGCCGCCTCGCCGCTCCTGCTGAAGGAGATGGCTGCAGCGCTTCGGCACCGTGGCCCAGACGACGTCGATGTTCTCGCCGACGGCCCATTCGGTGTTGCGCACACGAGGCTGAGCATCGTGGATGGGTCGGCAGCGGGCCACCAGCCAATGTCGGACGGCCAGTATACGCTCGCCTTCAATGGCGAGATCTACAACCACGCCTCGCTTCGTCCGGCGCTGCAGGAGCGCGGCGCGCGGTTCTCTGGCCATTCCGATACGGAAACGCTCTTCCACGCCCTTCGACTGCTGGGCGTAGCCAAGACACTGCGGGCGGTGCGTGGCATGTTCGCCTTCGCGTGGTACGATCATCATCAGCGGACGGTGCATCTCTGCCGCGACCGATTCGGGATCAAGCCGCTCTACTACGCGTGGATGTCCGGGGCGCTGTACTGGGGCTCGGAAGTCAAGGCCATGCGCGTTGCGCATCCCATTCGCCCCGACCCCTTCAAGACGCTCATGAGTATCGCGGGTGGGGGTAACAACTCCCACCGCTACTCGGTATTCGCTGGCGTCGTGCACGTACCGCCGGGCGGGTATGTCACCGCGCGCGCCGGGCACGCGCCACAGGTGGGGCAGTACTTCTCGCTATCGTCGATGCTCGACCCCGTGTACCGCCGTGAACTCGAGGGTATGCCGTACGCCGAGGTCACGAAGGAGCTTGGTCGGCTCATGGCGGTCAGCGTGGACTCGATGCTCATGTCAGACGCACCGGTTGGGGTGCTCGCCAGTGGCGGTCTCGACTCAAGCCTCATTGCCGCCCTTGCCAAACAGGCCGGGCACCCGCTTCCACTGTTCACGTCGGAAGTGGTGGGGCGCCACTCTGAGTTGTCCGATGCGCGCCTGCTGGCGACTCACCTCGGGCTCCCTCTGCACGTGTCCGAATTTCGGCCTGAGGCACTTGTGGACCACATCGTGGCGTGCACCTGGCACCACGAGTCTCCACTCATCGAAAACCAGAGCGGGGTGCCGTTCTCAAGGGTCTGTGCGCTCGCACACGACAACGGGATGAAGGTACTGCTCAGCGGAGAAGGTGCCGATGAGCTCTTCCTCGGTTACACCTTTCAGCATGCTCGGCGCTTTGTGCGGCGGGCGATGCTGCCGTTCACCCTGCTCGAGCGGCTCTATGCGCGGATTCCGCTTCTGCGGAGTGCTTTGGCGTGGAGCAAGCGGGAGTCCGCCGGTGATTTTTTGGTCCAGCTTTCGCACGAGTTCTCGCGAAGCATTGCCCGAGCGGAGTATGCCCACGCCTATCAGGGACTGTCCCGGCGGGAGTTATCGGAAGAACTGGAAGCGCCGATCTCGATGTTCGAGCACCTGATCTCGCTGCTGCACCGGAACGATCGCATGGGCATGATGGCCAGTATCGAGGCGCGATTCCCCTTTCTCGACGAGGAGGTGGTACGCTTCGGGCTCAACCTGCCGAGACGCTTCAAGACGCGCCTGGTGCCGCGCATCACGGAGGTGCGCCACCCGTTTGTCATGTCCAAGGCACCGGTGCGCGCCGTGCTCGCCCCCTTCGTTCCGCAGCAACTCATCGACAAGAAAAAAGTCGGCTTTCACATGCACACGCTTGCCGACGCCCGGTTCGGCGAAGGCTTCTTCCGCAACGGCTATCTCGCCGAGGTGGCCGGCCTTCACCCTGCCGCCGTGCGCCACATGCTGGCCGTTGAATCCCCCACCATGGTCGGTCGGCTCGCATCTGTCGAGATCTTCGGACGACTGTTCGCCATGGACCAATCCGTGGCCGACATCGACGCCCTGCTGCGTCGAGAAGCCGTACTGGCTGTCCCCGTGAGCTGA